A DNA window from Amycolatopsis sp. DSM 110486 contains the following coding sequences:
- a CDS encoding DUF2252 domain-containing protein — MVLTSRRSTVESREDRIARGKAARAAAPRSSHAGFTRARGRPDPLELLARQDETRVKELLPIRYGRMAVSPFTYFRGAALPMASDLSGTPVSGLRVQACGDAHLINFGVFASPERKLVFDINDFDETLPGPWEWDVKRLAASLEIASRHNGFSARQCRGVVAATVAQYREAMRGFGERTALDVWYAHADVDQVKALYADRLGGHRRRMIEKGMASAQAHDNLGALRRFTSVADGTVHIKPDPPIVLPIEELGHTKTAVEEVRMQLGSILEAYRATLEPERRVLLDRYRIVDMAHKVVGVGSVGTRCWMVLLLGNDDRDPLFLQAKEAGPSVLEEFAGPSDYDNAGRRVVVGQRLMQTVSDIFLGWVHVTGVDGRPRDFYLRQLRDWKGSADVETMDPRDLRTYGMLCAWTLARAHARTGDSVAIGAYVGSGDSFDQAIAEFTRDYADQNEKDHAALAKAIKTGAVKAESGR; from the coding sequence ATGGTGCTCACCTCACGACGTTCGACGGTCGAATCCCGGGAAGACCGGATCGCCCGGGGCAAGGCGGCCCGTGCGGCCGCTCCGCGGTCGAGCCACGCAGGGTTCACGCGCGCACGCGGCCGCCCCGATCCGCTGGAACTGCTCGCCCGCCAGGACGAAACGCGGGTCAAGGAACTGCTGCCGATCCGCTACGGGCGCATGGCGGTGTCGCCGTTCACCTACTTCCGCGGCGCCGCGCTGCCGATGGCGAGTGACCTGTCAGGGACGCCGGTGAGCGGGCTTCGGGTGCAGGCGTGCGGCGACGCGCACCTGATCAACTTCGGCGTGTTCGCCTCGCCGGAACGCAAGCTCGTGTTCGACATCAACGACTTCGACGAGACCCTGCCCGGCCCGTGGGAGTGGGACGTGAAGCGCCTCGCGGCGAGCCTCGAGATCGCGAGCCGGCACAACGGGTTCTCCGCCCGCCAGTGCCGCGGCGTGGTGGCCGCGACGGTCGCGCAGTACCGCGAGGCGATGCGGGGATTCGGCGAGCGCACCGCGCTCGACGTCTGGTACGCCCACGCCGATGTCGATCAGGTGAAGGCCCTGTATGCCGACCGCTTGGGCGGGCACCGGCGCCGGATGATCGAGAAGGGCATGGCCTCGGCTCAGGCGCACGACAACCTCGGCGCCCTGCGCCGTTTCACGTCCGTCGCCGACGGCACGGTGCACATCAAGCCCGACCCGCCGATCGTGCTGCCCATCGAGGAGCTCGGGCACACCAAGACGGCCGTCGAGGAGGTGCGCATGCAGCTGGGCTCGATCCTGGAGGCCTACCGTGCCACGCTGGAACCCGAGCGGCGTGTGCTGCTGGACCGCTACCGGATCGTGGACATGGCGCACAAAGTCGTGGGCGTCGGCAGCGTCGGCACGCGGTGCTGGATGGTCCTGCTGCTCGGCAACGACGACCGCGACCCCTTGTTCCTGCAGGCGAAGGAAGCCGGCCCGTCGGTGCTGGAGGAGTTCGCCGGGCCCAGCGACTACGACAACGCGGGGCGCCGCGTGGTCGTGGGCCAGCGGCTGATGCAGACGGTGAGCGACATCTTCCTCGGCTGGGTCCACGTGACCGGCGTCGACGGCCGCCCGCGCGACTTCTACCTGCGCCAGCTGCGCGACTGGAAGGGCTCGGCCGACGTCGAGACGATGGACCCGCGCGACCTGCGCACCTACGGCATGCTGTGCGCCTGGACGCTCGCGCGCGCCCACGCCCGCACCGGCGACAGCGTCGCGATCGGCGCCTACGTCGGTTCCGGTGACTCGTTCGACC